The genome window TACATTTCTAAAAAGTATGATATTTTATGTGCCTTTTGGTGTCgttagaaaattttaaaaagatttGGATTGTTATTAATAAGGAATGTCTTTAATACAAATCAGGTGTGACTAAAACTCTCCAAAACTTTTTTATTCAGATGCTCAAGGTCCAAGGACGAGGGAGATTCCAGCCCAAGATGATTCTTGGCGAGCCCATATCGGGCTGTCTAATGACTCTAATCTAGTAAACTCCCTCCAGATATGAATTCGTAGGCCCATTGATATGGTTAAAGCCCAAGAAGACTCATGGTGGGCCCATGTCTGCCTGTCAATTGTCAACTAAGCTACACCACCTCCCAAATGGGCCAAATCACAACAGTACGCAAATGATTTTGCTAAGTTGAGTTTGTCGACCACGTCGTTGTCTCCAAATCTAAttcaatttataattttattttaattatttgctGAAAATGTTATTGACAGATATTGAAGGGAATGGCATGCACAAAGAAGGGCAAAAGGAGGTcgatttttttgacataaatttaaccaaaCCAACAATTACCTTGTGATCAAGGGTTCAATCCTTGTGGGTAACATTTGTGTGAATTATGTGAGTGTGCGTGAGTTATGTGTATAAGTTAGAGGGATACATATGTGATACATGTGTGTGTTTCTATTgtcagattaaaaaaaaaaaattagttattTCAATTATTGATCAATACTATTatagaaatatgtaaattttttttaaaaaataaccgaccaatcaATTCCTTAGAACCCTACCACAGAGTCCATTCCGGTCCACGAATTTTAAAGGTCAATCTTGGAGCTTTTAGTTATAGTTTCCCCCCAACAATTTGGGATTTGCCTATCCGCCAGAGcaaaaattcaataaaattctGTTAACAAGAATGGTATCATATCATTAGCTTTGTTGTAGCTTTCAAGGTTCAATGCAATAGGAATAATAGAACGGAAGTATGGTGTTCGGCAGGAAAATTCACGAACCATTAAAGATTCACAAGCTATCAATCCTGGCTGAGTTGCCAACAGGTCTTCATAAATTATCACTAAAACATTCTTCTCCACCTGGTCTTTAAACTCTGGATGTGGTCCGAATATATAGGAAAAACTTTTCAAGGCCTGTCGCAGTACTAGGTGTGCAACTGGCAATAATGGACTCTCTAACAATCTCATACAACAAAATATATGGATTTCTGCCATAGAATGAAACCATGGGGATGGTATCTTCTTCTCATCACACTGAATCACAAACTAACGGAGAAAGCCTTGTATCgcataaaaatatcaaacacTTGCATATATGCTTTGAGATTAATTTAACATAGAGATATGCTAACATCTAATACAATAGTCAGTCAGCTATTAGAATTGCATGCTTCTGAAAAGAATTGAAAATCACAGGGTATGCACAAAAGATATAGTGAAGCATACCTAGAAGTTGAAAAGCACCAACAGCGTGTCCCCGCGATCCAACTTCTATATCGAGTATCCTTCAAATTACATCTTGATAATCACAACTATTGAAAGCTCAAAATGGCGACACTAATTACACAACAATTTACAGTGACACGTTGGGTAACCATATATCCTGTGAAGGCTAACAAAATATGATGGTTTtcgaaagaaacaaaaacaaaaaacaaaaagaacatCAAGATAACTGAGCTCTAGTTCCATCATACTTCTGattcatattttcttttaaatttacaTGTTGATAATGCGTAACTTATGAGAAAACTGGTTTCCTGTAGTCAATTCATGATGGTAAAGGATTCAGACCTTAACGAAGATCAATCACATGAAATTTTAACTTTTCATTCATATAGACATGAGAACAATGCTCATAAATTGGGTTCCCATCTGAGGGCTCTTCATGGGGATGAAAACCCCGCTGCTGGCAATTACGAATCACGGAGACACCACCAGGATCAGACAGATGAAATATACCATGTGGACTGCATTACCACAGTGGATGTGTTAAATGCAaggaaatataataataatatacctACATTTTAAATCATGTGATGATAAAATCTATGATTACAGTATCTTCGTGGTTTCAATGTTATTGTTATATATGTTTGACATCACCAACTGCAGTATCATTCAATTCAGAACCAAAAATGGCCCTGCATTGGTTGTGGGTTGGAATTTCAAACTTAATTCACACTCTACGGAAAGGGCAGCCTTTTACTGTTTACAAACCATATCGCCAGCATCCAAGCACAAATTACAGCAGAACACAATCCAAATGACTAAATTCCTTCTTTATGGACATTTTCCACTCCTCCATACTTATTATTATGCATAACTATACAAGTGGACAAATGACTCACAGAAAACTAATAACTGATACAAGCATTGCCCAACTAAAAGTGGTACTGCTCCAACCATCCAGTTCAAGAGTAAATGACCATGTAAAACATGGATTATCAGGTGCATTGAAGAAACAATTATGAGAATAATCATACACTAAGCAAACTCGTCAAATGAAAGTTTCCTGCAGTACTGAATGAACGTCAAATGAAAGTTTCCTGCGGTACTGAATGAACAAAGCAGTGGCAACTGTGGCCAAAACCAGTCTAGTACACTCACCCCCACCAACACTCCACTCAAAAGAAAAACCTTATTAACAAATTCTATTTTTCAGGCGAGCcttcagtattttttttaaattactaTTAGTCCCTACCAAAATTGATGCTTGTCTAACTGAAGGATACGAATTCCAAAAATGACAAGCAGTAATTGACATTACTCCCTTCCATTTATGAACTCAAAGAAATTGCCAACCAGGATATAGGGACatataaaaaggaaagaaaagctaCCTTCTCTCATCTGTTGGGGCCATAACTATTGCAATTGCTTCTGGTAACATTATCTGGGccaaaagaaaaagatcaaAATAAAAGTTTCAGTAGTCCACAAGATACTATAAGAAAACTACAGATCCTCAAACTGAGTCCTAATATGAGCAGAAGGTCCAAATTGCAATAGTTATGAACAATAGAGTTCCACAACTACTGCAACTTGTGATAGTCATTTTGCATGAGCTGGCTGAGAAACAAACACCACTTGGTTAAGTGGTAGTTTCTACCCAATCACCCATGAGGTCATGGATTCATGTCCCCCCTTCCCCATTGCCCAAAAGTTGGGCCAGACaatagggaaaaaaagagagctgGCCGAGAGTTTGTTAAACAGTAGAAACAATTTTAGGTTATTACAAAGACCAATGTAAAAGGGGgagattttatgttttcagCTTTTCGCAATTATACATTAATGTAAATAAATGGTGGGAATCTTAGTTCTTCAAAGTTATTTaactcttcaaagtctaactcacTCCAAAAGAGATATAAGCATCACTTCCTTAAAGGCAAAATGTGTATCATTACAGCATCTAATTATATGATTGACTTTCCACCAAAATTATTCATCAAGATCGGAAAGCTATCAACCGTACACCATGAAGAACATCTAAAGAAACACAAGTACTCCAATCTTCCCACCAGCCTTTATCATCTCTGACTGTTGAGAATCTTAAGACTCATGACATAAACATGATGCCAGACAGTAGTGGAATTCCTATGGGCAGCTTTTGTTAATTTAGGGATAAAACAGTTTGTGAGAGTAGGTAGTGAAGAGAATTCTAGGGTTTGGGAATGCAAAAATATGGTCAAACAATTTGACAAAACTAAGGCAAAAACCTAAAGCCCGTTCCATCAAAGAGACTATTAGATATTTGCCCCTCATATTAAATACAAAAGATTACCCTAATAATGAATTAAAGTTAGACGAACATTATTTCTCATTCAGCATTAGAAAATTTTGCAGAGGCAAATGTTACGGTTACCTGATATGAATAATGAGTGTGTAAATCAACCGACGACATGAAACAGGTCTGCGAAGGGTGTGTCTGAAATCCAAGTGAAAAGTGATGTAAGTTCAATACAAGAATAAAGTAGACATAAAATCCACAGGAAAAGATATGTATTCCCAAAAATTTCCATTTTCTCAGGCAGAATTTCAGATGGTAATTATACAAGCGTCTCCCAGAACCAACCTCTCTTTGACGGGATGGAAAGGTACTTCCCCAACCCCACCTCCAAGGAGGAGCCATGTGCATGTGAGTTATTAACCTTTATTTATGCAAGTGTCTACACTACATGGTGTAATTATCGACAAACAACGTCTAAGTAGTTTAcgcagcaaaagaaaaaaatcagatCATCTCAAAATATAGAGCAATATGATACTTTTATGATAGCATGATTTCCAATTTTTAAGGAACAATCTGATCATGAAGCCAACAGACATCTGACAACTTGAGTGGATTAGTAGAAGAGTAATTCGTGCTTAAGTTCCAGATTTTAAGGGCACTACATCACCAGTGGAACTGTGGAAGGGATAATCATAAACGAACAAAGAAACCATTCCGTGTCAATATCGAGTTAATCAACATATTACTTCTTCATTGCTTTGCCCAAACTgtcctcaagaaaccaacacCCAGAAGTAAATAATGGACACAGTTTTTTTGCAAGTTTAGCAGCCAATAGGAAAAGCTTGCTTCTAACAGGAAGCAAATTAGAATATAGAACGCAGTACAACCACGTCAGCAGAATCACATATAAATACCATTCTCTAAAAACTATTGAACCACTTACATGAATCCAGCCAAGTGGGAAAAGTGACAATCGGTCTTGAACTTCAAATATTTCTTCTTCATTCAAAGTTTGACActgaaaatataataatatttcaaaCACATGACCATGAAACACAAACAAGTACAAGAAAACATGCTGATGCCTAAGTTAAAAGCAGACAGAAATGATTGCTTTCAATCAAATGGCAACTCATATTAAGTTAATTTTGCACGGCATAACAAGTATATATGCTAGTtagaatttaaatttttttgcatGTCATCTGGAATCCGAAAGGGGGAAAACATACAAAGAAAGGAAGTAGGATTTAAGGAACAGTGCAATTTAATCAGGGGATGGATGCTTAAAATAATTTCTTAGAAAGGAAATAGGATTTACTTTGATGATGAGAATGCAAATGCACCTAACCGAGGGGAATAAAAACACTAATCTTGATATCCAAGAATCACCAATTTAACAAGCAAGATTGTCTTGTTGTCATAACAACTTCAGAACCATCTTTCAAAATATCTCAGTTAATCAAAGCAGATGGAACACAATACAACATAATGGAAAGAAGCTATCTGCAGGGACATGAAGGGAAATGCTAAATGAACCTGAAACACATAGCAGTAGATGGAGAAGAAACTTCTATAAAAATTATGTCATACCGAATCAGAAGTTGACTCTTGCTTTGGGATTATAAGTGTAGTGATTTGGAAAACCCTGTTTTGCTACACCCACAACAAATTGACAGTATAAGAAACCATGTTGAAAAGCTTTCATGCCTAAACTTCAAATTTCTTCACAAAAGACATCCTACCAATGAACCAGCAAGAACGCCACATGTTTCTAAATTCTTCATAGTATTTGCCCGAGCTAATCTCAAGAAGTCTTCCATCATATTCACAGACTGCAGTAAATCAAAATTGAACATTAAGAGACCCCTACCATACTCATCAAGAATGTTAAGCATTTAGTCAGGGaagaaaaaaacttaaaaagaatGAGAGAAATGTCGTTAGGATATGTAAAAGAAGAATAAACAGTAGACATACAACATGTAAATCTTGATAAGAATTAGGGCTTGGCGACCCATCCGAACAAGGTTTCACGGGTCCAGGTCTCGGATCAGCAACTCTTGATGGAGGAATTGGAGTTAAGTCCTGCACTTGAGCAAGAACAGGAGGAGGAGACGGTTGCTTGATACTGACAAACTGGAAAGGATCTTCCCTAGCCTCGTTTattaaaagagaagacaaaTCGTCTGCAGGATGTGACCATCTACCATCATCTAAGGAGAGAACTGATTCCATTGCAGATCCAGCACCTCCAGGCTCACCATCTCTTATTGTCAAGATTTCATGTTGCCCATCCGGAATCAGGCTATTATCATTGGTAACCAAAATAAGACCAGGTTACATTAAGCCAcattttagaaagaaaattgaGTATCAAAGGAAGCATCTTGGACTCATAATCATATAAGCGAACTGGGCAAAATCTGATAAGGCACGAAGTTGGAGATTATGGTATGGATGAATCTTGTAATGGTACTGACCTGGAATTTTCAGTAGAAGTTAACTCACTGCTGCTTGGATATTGGACCTGTATTACACAACAGAACCAACAGTTCATGAGAGTTTCTAAAGTGTACAGCATTGACACACACAGACAGAGGGGGACGgggatatagagagagaaaaagaagaaggggaGGAGGAGCAAGGAATGACAAGGAGTCTCCAGATATAAATTACCTTAATTTGTGAACTAGGTCCTAGCCACTGGCCCCGAAGACCATTTGGACCTAAAAATGAGTGTCGAGACAAGGTCTCTTGCTTCGGAAGAGGCATGTTAAGGTTTCTGCATTATATCCACAAACTGGTATAGTTAGGACAAGTCTGCATTAGATTTTAAAAGCAACCACAACTGAAGGTAAAGCAAGGCATAATCCAGCATTCTCATATTAAAATACAACATAGCGTAATTCAAGAACATAAAGGATAACATAAAAAAGAGCAGCAAAAAGCAACTGATGTAAAATGCCAAGGAGAATTTTGTGCatctaattaattaaactaattGCCAAAGGCTCAAAGCAACAAAAATATACGTTAGAAGCAAAACAAAGCATCTAGGATCTAGGTAACCGATCAAGCAAGCACGAGAGTAGATCTTTCCAACCTAAGAAAACCATACAGGATATCCTGTACTGAATGAATTAATTTCATTGTCACAGGCTCTTAGCCATCAACATACGAAATTGAGAAGTAAAATGAAGCTCTTTTGATAAGAACTGCCTTAGTAAGACACAGAAGTGGATCATTTAGAGAGTCGATGCTAACTGACTCATAAGAAGGATATACTCACAGCTTCTGGAATTGGTTGTCCATCTGCAAGGGATATGAATGAGCTTGATTACTGCCATAGTTCAATGAAGAATTTGATGCCATAATAGCAGACTGCAGCAAAATAAAGATGAAAATTCAAACTACAAACTTCCAccagaaagcaagtaaaaaagAAATCATACAAGTCAAACAATCATAGGTAAAGCTTCCAGAAAACTACGAACAAATAAACTGGATTAACTATACATTCAAAATGCAACTTGTGTGACCGAAAATCCACATTGAAAACAACTTTAATTCTGAACAAGATAACATATGAGCAACTTTGCCATAGCAATGAGACAATTTCACATTGATGgtgcaattgttttttgtggtACCCGTTTGATATCCCCGTTTAAGTAAGATTTTGTGCTGACTGGGGGCTGTTGCCATTCCAAAGAAGATGCTTCCAAACCACCACTAATTCTTTTAGAATCATCAAGTTCAAGCAGTTGAACTCCAGAATGAGCTTTGTTAAGTTCATCAACTTGACGTTGAAATTCAGGCTTCAATGATTCAAGCTCGTCTAGCACAGGAATCAATCTCTGGAAAACAATGCAAGAAAGAAACCACACCATTATATTCCACATGAAACACAAAACAGCGTAACCACAAGAACAAATATATACCAAACCTTTTTATAAGCTGATCTTTCTTTTGGATTTAAACGTTGGTAATCCCGATGGCATGGTATGGTTTCAGATACCAAACTGAAAATATCAAATACAAGTGCATGTTGATGAATTATGTACCATAAATTCGGAATTATGTAAAAACTAAATAGGATAAATCTATTTACCTTGAATATCTAATAAGGATGATATACAAATCTACAACATTCTTCTCCTCTCGGTAAATGTTTGCCTGAAAATAATAATCAGATCCCAATT of Tripterygium wilfordii isolate XIE 37 chromosome 13, ASM1340144v1, whole genome shotgun sequence contains these proteins:
- the LOC120013638 gene encoding AMSH-like ubiquitin thioesterase 3, with the translated sequence MKINVNSIARKVEVDNRIPLRNYYRIADNLLRQANIYREEKNVVDLYIILIRYSSLVSETIPCHRDYQRLNPKERSAYKKRLIPVLDELESLKPEFQRQVDELNKAHSGVQLLELDDSKRISGGLEASSLEWQQPPVSTKSYLNGDIKRSAIMASNSSLNYGSNQAHSYPLQMDNQFQKLNLNMPLPKQETLSRHSFLGPNGLRGQWLGPSSQIKVQYPSSSELTSTENSSLIPDGQHEILTIRDGEPGGAGSAMESVLSLDDGRWSHPADDLSSLLINEAREDPFQFVSIKQPSPPPVLAQVQDLTPIPPSRVADPRPGPVKPCSDGSPSPNSYQDLHVSVNMMEDFLRLARANTMKNLETCGVLAGSLQNRVFQITTLIIPKQESTSDSCQTLNEEEIFEVQDRLSLFPLGWIHTHPSQTCFMSSVDLHTHYSYQIMLPEAIAIVMAPTDERSPHGIFHLSDPGGVSVIRNCQQRGFHPHEEPSDGNPIYEHCSHVYMNEKLKFHVIDLR